The following proteins come from a genomic window of Nostoc sp. TCL26-01:
- a CDS encoding site-specific integrase, whose translation MQNQGQDKYQQAFADLEPVSSTDGSFLGSSLQAQQQREHMKTKVLEELEKVNLRLKSAKTKVSIRESNGSLQLRATLPIKPGDKDTNGTGRKQYNLSLNLPANLDGLKTAEEEAYELGKLIARKTFAWNDKYLGNEVNKKDLKTVGELLEKFAEEYFKTHKRTTKSEHTFFYYFSRTQRYTNPQDLATAENLINSIAQIDKEWARYNAARAISAFCQTFNIEIDLSKYAKMPDRNSRNIPTDTEILSGITKFADYLTTRGNQVNDDVKDSWQLWRWTYGMLAVFGLRPREIFINPDINWWLSQENTDLTWKVNKECKTGERQALPLHKEWIDEFDLRNPKYLEMLAIAISKKDKSNHAEITALTQRVSWWFRKIGLDFKPYDLRHAWAIRAHILGIPIKAAADNLGHSVQVHTQTYQRWFSLDMRKLAINQALTKRNEVEVIREENARLKMENENLKLEIEKLKMELVYKRS comes from the coding sequence ATACAAAATCAGGGTCAAGACAAATATCAACAAGCCTTTGCAGACTTAGAGCCAGTCTCATCTACCGATGGCAGTTTTCTCGGCTCAAGTCTGCAAGCACAGCAGCAAAGAGAACACATGAAAACAAAAGTACTAGAAGAATTAGAAAAGGTAAATCTGCGGTTGAAGTCTGCAAAAACAAAAGTCTCAATCCGGGAATCAAACGGAAGTCTGCAATTACGAGCAACATTACCGATTAAACCAGGAGACAAAGATACAAACGGCACTGGCAGAAAACAATACAACCTCAGTTTAAATCTTCCTGCTAACTTAGATGGACTCAAAACAGCAGAAGAGGAAGCCTACGAGTTAGGTAAATTAATCGCCCGGAAAACCTTTGCATGGAATGACAAATATTTAGGCAATGAAGTAAATAAAAAAGATTTAAAAACTGTAGGAGAGTTACTAGAAAAATTTGCCGAAGAGTATTTTAAAACCCATAAACGCACGACAAAAAGCGAACACACCTTCTTTTACTATTTTTCCCGAACCCAACGATACACAAATCCCCAAGATTTGGCTACTGCGGAAAATCTCATCAATTCAATCGCACAAATCGATAAAGAATGGGCTAGATATAATGCTGCCAGAGCCATATCGGCATTTTGTCAAACATTCAATATAGAAATTGATTTGTCTAAGTATGCCAAAATGCCCGATCGCAATTCCCGCAACATCCCCACAGACACAGAAATCCTATCAGGAATTACCAAATTTGCAGACTATCTAACTACCAGAGGTAATCAAGTTAACGACGATGTAAAAGATAGCTGGCAACTCTGGCGCTGGACGTATGGGATGTTAGCAGTTTTTGGTTTACGCCCCAGAGAAATATTTATTAATCCTGATATTAATTGGTGGTTAAGCCAAGAAAACACAGACTTAACATGGAAAGTAAATAAAGAATGTAAGACTGGAGAAAGACAAGCATTACCATTACACAAAGAATGGATAGATGAATTTGATTTAAGAAACCCCAAATATTTAGAAATGCTGGCAATAGCAATTAGTAAAAAAGATAAAAGTAATCATGCAGAAATCACAGCTTTAACACAACGGGTTAGCTGGTGGTTCCGTAAAATCGGCTTAGATTTTAAACCCTATGACTTACGCCACGCCTGGGCAATTCGCGCGCATATTTTAGGCATCCCCATCAAAGCAGCAGCCGATAATTTAGGGCATAGTGTGCAAGTTCACACCCAAACCTATCAGCGTTGGTTCTCCCTAGATATGCGGAAGTTGGCGATTAATCAGGCTTTGACTAAGAGGAATGAGGTTGAGGTTATTAGAGAGGAGAATGCAAGGTTAAAAATGGAAAATGAAAACTTAAAGTTGGAGATTGAGAAGTTAAAGATGGAGTTAGTTTACAAGCGTAGTTAA
- a CDS encoding type II toxin-antitoxin system RelE/ParE family toxin encodes MAIKFRKNAIKFLEKANIEETDKIQEKLNQLLIIIEEQGIIPFTELDIKKMKGDWEGFYRLRLGKIRIIFTVTIDSGEIEIYTIGMRGDVYK; translated from the coding sequence ATGGCAATAAAATTTCGTAAGAATGCCATTAAGTTTTTAGAAAAAGCAAATATTGAAGAGACTGATAAAATTCAAGAGAAACTCAACCAACTCCTCATTATTATTGAGGAACAGGGGATTATTCCCTTCACAGAGCTTGATATTAAAAAAATGAAGGGAGATTGGGAAGGATTTTATAGACTGCGGCTTGGTAAAATTAGAATTATCTTTACAGTTACTATCGATTCTGGTGAAATTGAAATTTACACTATTGGTATGAGAGGAGATGTTTATAAATAA
- a CDS encoding type II toxin-antitoxin system ParD family antitoxin, with protein MNISIDIPDEVRVYVEAQVMAGAYSSVEEYFLDLVKQDQKRKAQAKLEAFLKEGIDSQGQEVTPEYWQNLRSTVLGQNSIGNPSDR; from the coding sequence ATGAATATCAGTATTGATATACCTGATGAGGTGCGCGTTTATGTAGAAGCTCAAGTAATGGCAGGTGCATATAGCAGCGTTGAGGAATATTTTCTGGATTTAGTAAAGCAAGATCAAAAACGCAAGGCACAAGCAAAATTAGAAGCATTTTTAAAAGAAGGTATTGATTCTCAAGGGCAGGAAGTAACACCGGAATATTGGCAGAATTTGCGTTCTACCGTTTTAGGTCAGAACAGCATAGGAAATCCAAGCGACAGATGA
- a CDS encoding type II toxin-antitoxin system RelE/ParE family toxin, whose product MNYRLIVKDRATQDLRHLANYILVNGNADAAVKFLSAAEVTFAQLAKTPKMGKVTQLVVSRLNEIRQWRIKDFQDYLIFYRIEDTTIEILRIFHGARDLADVLSELDKDDL is encoded by the coding sequence ATGAACTATCGCTTAATTGTCAAAGACCGAGCAACACAAGATTTGCGACATTTGGCAAATTATATATTGGTCAATGGGAATGCAGATGCAGCAGTTAAATTCTTAAGTGCCGCCGAAGTGACATTTGCTCAGTTGGCAAAGACTCCTAAGATGGGAAAGGTAACGCAGTTAGTGGTATCGAGATTGAATGAAATCCGACAATGGCGCATCAAAGATTTTCAGGATTATCTAATTTTCTATCGTATTGAGGATACTACCATTGAAATTCTGCGGATATTTCATGGAGCAAGAGATTTAGCAGATGTACTTAGCGAATTAGACAAAGATGATTTGTAA
- a CDS encoding type II toxin-antitoxin system VapC family toxin yields the protein MAYLLDTNACIQILNSPNSPVTQKILSIPFKEIYICTVVYSELYYVAYKSSNVNRNLDHLENLFAKFADLPLDRQAAKIAGNLRARLNALGTPIGANDLLIAAIALANNLTLVTHNTREFSRIQGLKYEDWE from the coding sequence ATGGCCTACCTCCTAGATACAAATGCGTGTATTCAAATTCTCAATTCACCAAATTCACCTGTTACTCAAAAGATTTTATCAATCCCTTTTAAGGAAATTTACATTTGTACGGTTGTTTATAGTGAATTGTATTACGTTGCATACAAAAGCTCAAACGTTAACAGAAATCTAGATCATCTAGAAAATCTATTTGCTAAGTTTGCTGATTTACCACTAGATCGTCAAGCTGCAAAAATAGCTGGAAATCTTCGCGCTCGTCTTAATGCTTTAGGTACTCCAATTGGAGCAAATGATCTATTAATTGCGGCGATCGCTTTAGCAAATAATCTCACTCTTGTCACCCATAACACCCGTGAATTTAGTCGTATTCAGGGCTTGAAGTATGAAGACTGGGAATAG
- a CDS encoding Uma2 family endonuclease, giving the protein MVQTPSKSITLEEFLKLPETKPASEYIDGQIIQKPIPKGKHSAIQGEFSTNVNIILKPRQVGRVFLELRCTFGGHSTVPDVSVFIWSRIPRDENGEVANTFSIAPDWTIEILSPDQSQTKVTKNILHCLKHGTQMGWLIDPDEQTVFVYRPKQETEVFDEPDALIFVPSFVGELQLAVKDLFAWLL; this is encoded by the coding sequence ATGGTACAGACCCCATCTAAATCTATAACTTTAGAGGAGTTTCTGAAACTACCAGAAACGAAACCTGCTAGTGAATACATAGACGGTCAAATTATCCAGAAGCCAATACCAAAAGGAAAACACAGCGCAATTCAAGGGGAGTTTTCTACTAACGTTAACATAATCCTTAAACCACGACAGGTTGGACGAGTATTTTTAGAGTTGCGTTGTACCTTTGGTGGACACTCAACAGTTCCAGATGTGTCTGTGTTTATTTGGAGTCGCATCCCACGTGATGAAAATGGTGAGGTGGCTAATACTTTCTCTATTGCTCCAGACTGGACAATTGAGATTTTATCACCTGATCAAAGTCAGACAAAAGTGACAAAAAATATTCTTCATTGTCTGAAGCATGGAACTCAAATGGGTTGGTTAATTGATCCAGATGAGCAAACGGTGTTTGTTTATCGTCCTAAGCAAGAAACAGAAGTATTTGATGAACCAGACGCACTTATATTTGTACCATCGTTTGTGGGTGAACTTCAGCTAGCTGTTAAAGATTTGTTTGCTTGGTTGCTGTAG
- a CDS encoding Uma2 family endonuclease — MVSTVKHRYSLDEYRAIEEKAEGRSEYQDGEIVPILGETLKHSRIGGNILTNLTSVLRDTQFEPINSDLRLWIPEYRRGVYPDVMVFAGEPQLNEERLDEVLNPILIVEVLSPSTADYDRQHKFRMYRSIPSFTEYLLVEQDEPFVERYSKQTQGWLLSDFNGLDHSIFLESVGVDLPMAEIYRGVVFE, encoded by the coding sequence ATGGTTTCTACCGTCAAACACCGCTATAGTTTAGACGAATATCGAGCGATCGAAGAAAAAGCAGAAGGACGCAGCGAATATCAAGATGGAGAAATTGTCCCAATACTAGGAGAAACGCTCAAACACAGCCGCATCGGTGGTAATATTTTGACTAATCTTACCTCTGTCCTACGCGATACTCAATTCGAGCCAATTAACAGCGATTTAAGACTGTGGATTCCTGAATATCGACGGGGAGTATATCCAGACGTGATGGTTTTTGCAGGTGAACCACAACTGAATGAAGAACGTTTAGATGAAGTGTTAAATCCTATCCTGATTGTAGAAGTTCTATCTCCTTCCACCGCAGATTACGACAGACAACATAAATTTCGGATGTATCGCTCCATCCCCAGTTTTACCGAATATTTATTAGTCGAACAAGATGAACCTTTTGTCGAACGCTATAGTAAACAAACTCAAGGATGGTTGCTGAGTGATTTTAACGGTTTAGACCATTCTATTTTCCTAGAGTCAGTTGGGGTTGATTTACCAATGGCAGAAATTTATCGTGGTGTTGTTTTTGAATAA
- a CDS encoding LuxR C-terminal-related transcriptional regulator, with protein sequence MNISLQNLLQAIAHAHDQEELQQDIMAQVGEYFAAQRWRLFFHDQLALLPVQFQSVFQRALSVESNPVLRYLVEHHAPVHEGLVVSPKAWRLICPRADHYHVMLGPIVSNGNLIGGIGLTRDRSHPAFDTQNLADLSALCLHLSTRLTIISAQIKPSLKTDCLTPRQIEIAELVAQGLTNAEIGSTLHITEHSVKQALKRIFRKLDVSSRAEMVAQLSLKS encoded by the coding sequence ATGAATATATCTTTACAGAATCTCTTGCAAGCGATCGCTCATGCTCATGACCAAGAAGAACTACAGCAGGATATCATGGCTCAAGTGGGAGAGTATTTTGCGGCTCAACGCTGGAGGCTGTTTTTTCATGATCAGCTGGCTCTTTTACCAGTGCAATTTCAGAGTGTATTTCAAAGAGCCTTATCTGTAGAATCCAATCCCGTGTTACGCTACCTAGTTGAGCATCATGCACCCGTTCATGAGGGGTTAGTTGTCTCACCAAAAGCTTGGCGGCTGATTTGTCCCCGTGCTGATCACTATCATGTAATGTTAGGCCCCATTGTCAGTAATGGTAACTTGATTGGGGGCATTGGCTTAACACGCGATCGCTCTCATCCTGCTTTTGATACCCAAAACCTAGCAGACTTAAGCGCTTTATGTCTGCATTTATCAACTCGGTTAACAATCATCAGCGCACAGATAAAACCATCTTTAAAGACCGATTGTTTAACACCTCGTCAGATAGAAATTGCTGAACTGGTAGCTCAGGGATTGACTAATGCCGAAATTGGTTCAACTCTCCACATTACAGAACATTCTGTTAAGCAAGCTTTAAAACGGATCTTTCGCAAGCTGGATGTTTCCTCTCGTGCAGAGATGGTTGCTCAATTGTCGTTAAAATCCTGA
- a CDS encoding DUF6220 domain-containing protein has translation MTINSSFEPMPTSRQQIDFKFHIVAVLFNLCLGVQVLTVGMAYFYQPEWWNLHVLLVRGYCGLSLILAIWAYLSPFPVRVQALAISLPILLILQFLTIHLKSAIPLGVLHPLIGFTLFSVSTSLVHKTSVRSLLNSDSI, from the coding sequence ATGACAATCAACTCCAGTTTTGAGCCAATGCCGACATCTCGGCAACAAATTGACTTCAAGTTTCATATTGTAGCAGTGCTTTTCAATCTCTGCTTAGGTGTCCAAGTGCTAACTGTGGGAATGGCGTATTTCTATCAGCCGGAGTGGTGGAATTTACACGTTTTATTAGTACGTGGGTATTGTGGCTTGTCGCTGATTCTGGCGATATGGGCATATTTGAGTCCCTTTCCTGTCCGAGTGCAAGCTCTTGCTATCAGTTTACCTATACTGCTCATCTTACAATTTCTCACCATCCACCTGAAATCTGCAATCCCTCTCGGCGTATTGCATCCACTCATCGGCTTTACGTTATTCTCTGTTTCCACCAGCTTAGTCCATAAAACATCAGTGCGATCGCTATTAAACTCAGACTCCATTTGA
- a CDS encoding DJ-1/PfpI family protein yields MNTQNTDNKLQIGICVSPDCYIPDIIGVYTIFSVVPDCDIHFIWKHKELIMGYPSFPIHATTTFSECPENLDVLAIGATTTNILTDEETLAFLADRGNKAKYLIGICSGSLNLGAAGLLQGYRATGNFHIVDELAHFGAIPVKGGEVVIDRNRLTASPVSGSFDAALIVLGKLCGEDLAREIELTLEYAPHPPFGTGSPELAGSELTQKVLQKYEPMFNQYRQAVRQASGRILLKSSPTFS; encoded by the coding sequence ATGAACACTCAAAATACAGACAATAAGTTGCAAATCGGCATTTGTGTAAGTCCTGACTGCTATATTCCAGACATTATTGGTGTATATACAATATTTAGTGTTGTTCCTGACTGTGATATTCATTTTATCTGGAAACACAAAGAACTGATCATGGGCTATCCGAGTTTTCCCATACACGCCACTACAACCTTTAGTGAGTGTCCAGAAAATTTAGATGTCCTTGCCATTGGCGCTACAACAACAAATATCTTGACCGATGAAGAAACCCTAGCATTCTTAGCAGACCGAGGCAACAAAGCAAAGTATCTCATTGGTATTTGTTCTGGTAGTTTAAACCTTGGGGCTGCGGGTTTACTTCAAGGCTACCGGGCAACAGGCAATTTTCACATTGTTGACGAACTGGCTCACTTTGGCGCTATTCCTGTCAAAGGCGGCGAAGTTGTCATCGACAGAAATCGACTGACAGCTAGTCCGGTTTCTGGTTCCTTTGATGCTGCATTAATTGTGTTAGGAAAACTGTGCGGAGAAGATTTAGCTAGAGAGATAGAATTAACTCTGGAATATGCGCCCCACCCCCCATTTGGTACAGGTAGCCCAGAGTTAGCAGGTTCTGAACTTACACAAAAGGTACTGCAAAAGTACGAGCCAATGTTTAACCAATATCGTCAAGCTGTACGCCAAGCATCAGGACGGATACTACTAAAATCATCGCCAACCTTCTCATGA